ACAGATGGTAAACAACCACATGAAGCCACAACCAAATTTTGATGAACATTATGAAAGAAAAGTGAACCATCTGGTTCATTAAAGGATTATAACAGGAAGTCCTGATTTATACCAGGAAGGGAGTCACTTCTATAAGGAAATAATACTTAAACTGATAACTGAAGATTgagcagcaataataataaaactcagtaatttttaagtaaatgaacaTTAAGTAGGAATTAATGAAGCAAAGAGTTGAGTAAAGGGAGCTTCCATTAGAAAACATTATGTGTAATGGCCTTAAGATATCAGAGAACTTAGTGCTTCCAAAGAGCTTAACGAAAGGCCAATGAGTCTGGAGTTATAAGGAATAAATGGGCGAGAGCAGGCTCAGTGAGGCTATCAGAACAATACCAGCACAaggcagggaaaagaaaacagtacagaTTTCAGCTAGCTATGAATTCAGTCACCCCTGGAGCACCATTAATGACAATTTGACCTAAACTCTTCCAGCATGCTCTAAGAATTTTAATTTGACCATGAccttttcaacttcttttttttaatagactgtATGAGTGAGGCGCACGAGGggctgggacagagggagagagaatatcttaagcaggctccatgctcagcgtagagccagacgcggggctcaatttcacgactctgagatcatgatctaagccaaaatcaagagtccgatgcttaaccaactggtgCCCCCTTTTCAACTTCTTAATAAAGAACCTAGAATCAATAACAATAGTAGTAATTCCAAATGACAGACATTATTCTAAAGTCTTTACTGATATTACCTCCTTTTATCCCCTCAACAACCCAGTAAGGTAAGTACTATCATCCCCATGGAACACGTGAAGACACAAAGTGGTTACATGACATTCAGAATTAATAGGCTGGAAACACAGCAAGCAATTAAGTGAGGGATGAATATCAGATCCTATAGTTAAGTTAGAAATATCAAttacctaagaaaaatgaaaaagggggGGCTTTCTAGACTGCAAGCTTAGTATAGTAACTGGTTGAGGAAGTAAAGATGGAAAAGAGTCACAGCATACATTACTATCAAAATAAtactttcaaagcactttcaaaGTATTAACCCCCACTTTACAAACTGAGGACTTGTTTTCTCAATCAAAATCACacactttaaaataagtataaaaaccAAGATTAAAACCCaagtatgggaaaaaaaaaaaaaaaacccaagtatgACTTATAAACCAGGGCTATTTCTTCTGGGCCTACTCATTGGACAGTCAGTTTAGGCCCAAAGGGTAAGAGAaccaagaaagagaatgagaacactGCCGTTTTAAAATAGGGAATTGCTGGATTTATTCAGGAAAACAGCCGAAtgacggttaaaaaaaaaaaaaaatttaaaaatattaaaggataaTCTGATCCAGTGTTTCGAAGTGGATAGTAATATAAAGGAGGGTGACAACAGAGACATGTTAACGAAATAAAACACAAAGTCCTGACAAAAGGCTTGGGCAAACTGAGCTGCAGTAACTACCTTTCTCCTTTGCTCAAGAACTTACCTTAGGATATGGGATGACCGATGGACaaatctcccctcccctcctctcccccttaGATGACTTTATCACAGAATCCTAGTAAATCAATTGGCAGCCACAACCGGACAGCTGCAATAGGATTCAAGAAGGACAGAAGAAAACGACTGATGCCAAGCCAGGATGTTAAACCAAGAGACAATCACCTAGGCCACTCTTCCTCCAAAAGGATGTttcacctctctctgcctccccagccacTTTGAGCCTCTCACCCTCACCCCTCGGGGTCCCATCCTATCAATCTACTATTTCTCCACTTCCTCGTCCCAAACTACCTTGACTGTCTCCAGACTGGCCCCTTCCAGCACCACAATGAGCCTTCGCCCTCCGATCTTGTTTCCCGCCCCGAGTCGGGGCCGCTTGGGAGCCACAGCATCCCagtcctctccctgctccccaccgcGCCGTTCACGAGGTTGGAATCCGCCACTGGGCGCAGCCATCTTGCCACTGGACCGGAAATTGCGCTAAGGTCCTTAATTAAACCTCGCCCTACCCCTAATCTCAAGCTTCTTTCCGGCTGCCATTTTGAAAGTGGGCACTTGGAAATGGCAATGGCTAGCAGTCTCACGCTAATGAAGCCTCTCTGGAAGGGCGAGTTCCAGAAAGGGGCGGGAACTTCCGAATGCGTAATTCCTGTGCGCGAAGTTCGCGTCCGCTGTGGGCGCCGGGGAGGGTTTAGAAGGGAGCGCACTTCCGGTGCCCTTTCTCCCGCGAGAACCGCGGGCCCCGGACCCTCGTGTGAAGGGTGCGATCTCTGAACTGGAGTGGGGTTGAGGTGGGCCGGCACCCGCTTCTGACCTCTGGTACCGCCGGCCTCAGGATCGGACATGGCCCAGAACTTGAAGGACTTAGCGGGACGGCTGCCCTCCGGGCCCCGGGGCATGGGCACGGCGCTGAAGCTGCTGCTGGGGGCCGGCGCCGTGGCGTACGGCGTCCGCGAATCCGTGTTCACCGGTGAGCAACCTCTGCCCGCTCTCCGgactcctcccatcccccccagATCCCCTGCCCGGTCCCGCCGGGGCCCCGCGCACACCCACCCCCTCTTCCCGCCCCACCAGAGGCTAGTACATACTCTCAGCAGCGTTTTGGCCTgatccccacccctctccccacagtgGAAGGCGGGCACAGAGCCATTTTCTTTAATCGGATCGGTGGCGTGCAGCAGGACACCATACTGGCCGAAGGCCTTCACTTCAGGTAATGGCGGGCAGAGCGGACTGACCCTGACCCTTCACCCTTGAAAGCCAACCCACCAGTGGCTGCAGTAGGACTTCAAAGGACTCAGCGCTGCCCTTTACTTCTCCTGGACATTGGGTGCTGCCCCAAACTCCTGCAGCACATAAACTGTTctccagagggagaagagaatttcTCTTTGTCCATGGTCGTTGAGAGATGGAGCAGGCCAAGAAACACGTGGGGAGGAAAAACCAGGCGAAACTAGTGAAACTGCAGTCTCCTAATACCTGTCCATGTTCCCTCCCCTGCAGGATCCCCTGGTTCCAGTACCCCATCATCTATGACATTCGGGCCAGACCCCGAAAAATTTCCTCCCCCACAGGCTCCAAAGGTAGGTCTGGGCACTTGGTAGTCCCTGGCAGGTGGCTACATAAAGTAAGCAAAGGAGCCTGGCAGGAGATCCTAGGGGAAGAGGATAGCGTCACATCTCTTGGGCCTTGGTTTCCAAATCTGCAGAAGAGCTATAATAAAAGTATCTGCTTCTGAGGTTAAAGCAGTATATTCTGGACATTCTGTGTGTTCACCCATATCTATCTAAATGGTCCCTCCCCGTTAATGTAAATTCAGTGAGAGTATTGTTTGTCCTTTGTCTTATTCACTAACTAGATCAAAGCCTTATTGTAAagccttgttttcttttaactgCTTGACTAATTCTATCCACTAGTGTCCCCTCTCCTGGGGAAACTTGGCCCCACTTTTCTCTGGAGCACCTGTTCCTTGCCAAACCATACATAGAAGATTCCCCAGACtcttttctcacacacacacacacacacacacagaggcgtGTACACACTAGTTCAGGTAGCTCACGTGTAATGTACTGTCTTGTACTGTATTTAGTGCAAGTGGCTTAACATCCCCTGAATCCTAGGCCCTGGTAATAAAGGATTCATAAAACGCGATCCTTGTTCTCAAGTCCATACAGTCTAGTAAAGCAGGCAGGTGATTATGATGCAGCATGAGAGAGTCTGCAGTAGAGGTTGAACACAGTACAGAAGCAAAACGAGAGGTCAGCTCTACTGGTGGAGAGCTGGCGGGTCGACAAGACCTTACAGCGGCAGAGGCCACATTTGGCCTGTCACCCTGCACAGCACTGCACCAGGTGtagagagcagaggaggagaaaatgCTTGGGGAAAGGTGCTTGGCTAAAAGGCCAGATGAGGCCCCTGGGGCCTTGTCCAGCCACTGCTGACCTCACTCTCAGACCTGCAGATGGTGAACATCTCCCTGCGAGTGTTGTCTCGACCCAATGCCATGGAGCTTCCCAGCATGTATCAGCGTCTAGGGCTAGACTACGAGGAGCGAGTGCTGCCGTCCATTGTTAACGAGGTGCTGAAGAGTGTGGTGGCCAAGTTCAATGCCTCACAGCTGATCACCCAGCGGGCCCAGGTCTGACCTGTCACCCTCTACATGgcttcccaccttccctcctaGGCCTGGAGCAGTGGGTATTAGGAAGGGCAGCTTATTAGAAAAGGGTCATGACCCTAGATCCCTTTTCACCTCAAAGCTATACTAATGGCCACTGTGGGAAATGGGTGGAGACCGGTGCTCAAGAGCTCTGAGCAGTAGGAAGCATGGGAGAAAACACTAGCAAGGTCTAGAGGTACATATTGTGCTGGGGAGAGCGGGAGATGAGGAGTCACTGTGACCTGCTGGGAAGATTGGACTAAATCCTTTCCAGCTCAGATGTTCTAGCTGCGGAACCAAGGAAGGGTTGTTTTCTGCCATTTTCTGGTGATCTGGTATTCAGACGATCCTAGCAATACCCCTCCCTTCCAGTTCTCCAGTCCCTTCAATCTgcctctccctgaccctccctgtCAAGGTATCCTTGTTGATCCGGCGGGAGCTGACAGAAAGAGCCAAGGACTTCAGCCTCATTCTGGATGATGTGGCCATCACAGAGCTCAGCTTTAGCCGAGAATACACAGCTGCTGTGGAAGCCAAACAAGTGGGTGAGTTGCAAGAGGACTAGGGCCAGGGTTTCTGAGAATGCAGGAGGCGGAATGGGGTCTCTGACATCTCACATCTGTGACCCCCTGACTCTCTCCCACCACAGCTCAGCAGGAGGCCCAGCGGGCCCAGTTTTTGGtggaaaaagcaaagcaggaacAGCGGCAGAAGATTGTGCAGGCTGAGGGTGAGGCTGAGGCCGCCAAAATGATATCCTTCTGCTAGGAGAGGTCTCTGCCCAGCCCCTGGAGCACTTtgcttcccccttctccctcctgggCCGGCTGATGACACTAAGGCGAATGCGACTCCGTGCTCTCTGGTCCTTGGCTCCCTGGGGGTGGAGGTTTTGAATGGGATCTGAAATCTTCGTGGGGTGCCCGAGGCCTGGCTCCTCACCGTAAGGCAGATCCATAGCATCACTGGCCTTGCCTTCAGTTCTGCTGCCTCCAGTTCCTGGCAGCTGCCTGCAGGGGGGCCCACAGTGGGGGGGCCAAAGTGGGACTGGGCACGAGCTGTCTGAGCACAACCTTGGATCTGACAGCCCAGAGAAGGGCTGCAGTGGTAAGGATGGGGCCAGGGGTTGCGACCGGACCTTGGGTGAACCCTTAACCCCAACCTGCTCACCTTGGAGAAGCCCTGAGCAAGAACCCTGGCTATATCAAACTGCGCAAGATCCGGGCAGCCCAGAACATCTCCAAGACGGTGAGTCTGGGAGCCCAGTGTTCCCCGCAAGGCGGCCATGAGTTTGGAATTGTTTTAAGTGAAAACATGTTGAAGCGAGGGGATTAGAATCTTGTTTGTTGCGGTTTCTACTCAAACTGTCTCTTCTAACATGCTTCCTCCATCAAACATGAGTTCTGTGGGCTCCCTGACCTTTTCATGCTTCTGTCACGGTGCTAATACATCACAGTTGCTCGCTGCTCTGGGCCTTTGTCTGAGTGCAGAAACCATGCCTTCGCTCATTGCCAGAGGCCTGTTCCTAACCCAGCGTATTCCATCAGTGGTTACAGAATTGCAAGGTCAGGGTCCAGATGTGAATACTagtatctgttttttatttctggcCCTATAGATTGCCACATCACAGAACCGTATCTATCTCACTGCTGACAACCTCGTCCTGAACCTACAGGATGAAAGTTTCACCCGGTAAGACACACGACCTACACAGTGGGGTGTCACAGAGAGCATGGGACTTGAGTCTGGTTGCTTGAAAGACACCGTTTGTCTGAACCAAAGTTAGAATCGTGGGTGGTTGACAGCCCCTAACTTGACTCTCCTAAGATTGGTTTTGTGGGATCAAATAGGATTATTCGTGTAAAAAGCACTCGAGCTGTGAGATTTGGTCCTAACTGAGCAGCAGTGAAAGATGATACTCTGTACTCGTACTCGGAAGCCTTAAAATGGCTGCTCAAGGGCATGGAAGGATGCTAGAAAGGACAGACGAGAAATGGTCATGGCCAAGGGAACCAGCCTCTTCTCAGAGCGAGATTCCTGGCTTCCaaccatttgtctttttctcttgggAGCGAAGGCAGGTTTAGAGCAGGTGGGGCCTGACACTGTCGAATGACCtggcatttctcttctctttctgtgctTCCCCTTCATCCGGTGACCTGGTATCCACAGAGGCAGGTAAGTTGGTGACGCGTCCTTGTTTCTCTGGGGTCTTGCAGTTCATCTCCCAGTACCTGCCTCTTTCCCCACCGCCTCCCCATTCTCACCTCATGACACACGCCCCCTCActcagggaggagggagtggcCTGAGTTCTTCCGCCTCTCACATTTATGTTCTCTAATAGTGCCAACCGTCTGTCCCATTTCCACAGTGACAGCCTCATCAAGGGTAAGAAATGAGCCTGGTGACCGGGAACTCCACTCCCAGAGAAGAAGTGGATCTGTTCCTCCCCTGGTTTTTGAGGAGCCAGCTTGGGGTCCAGcgcacccccatcccacccccagtaTCATGTGATGGTCCCTCCCGCATCTGTCCTCCCAACCCTTCTTGGATGAACAAAGCCTGACAAGTTTTCTGGGGAATTTTGCTCCTCCCTGTGGCGGCCAGAGGTGTTGGGACAGTGTGATTTCGGAGTGATTGCCTACAGTGTTGGTTCCTCCCTCCAGGTCGGGAGGCGATAACCACCATCCCAGgaattctcaataaatttttattacttaaacTCAAGTCTTTTTGCGTCACGTGTTTGAGCCGGGTGAGGGGAGGCACGCATGCGCAGGTTCAGGTCACGCACTCCTGGGCCTTTCTTCGTATCTGCCGGCAGGGGGCGCAAAGATTCTGACCAGGGCTGTGGAGGAGGAGTTGCGGGCCCGGGCGGGCTGCTCACCGTGGAAGCCCAGCTGAGTCAAATCCAAAACAGGACCCAAGCTGGGAGCAACAGGTCCTCGGATACTGCCGCCCAGCTGCGCTTTTCACTCCACCCTCCACTTCTACCACATCACCAGTGTTTATTCAccaacatttccttttttaaggctggaGCAGCTGTGGCTTTGCTGAGCTAGACCAAAAAAATCTGATGACCCCACCACGAGCTGCTTCCTTGGTAACAAGGCTCCATGTAGCTGTGGGGGAAACCATTTGCGCCTGTCGAGGGACTTTGTGTTCAGAAGCCCAGAGGATCAAGTTCCTTGCCGGGGGCTACCTACACTCAAATTTCTCAGTCGCCAGATGTGAGAAGCCGTTTGTGGAACAGGGTTTTACCTACGGAGGTAGGCTCTTCACGCCAGCACCCCTGGGCCCCCAACAGAGCAGGTGCCCGTCTTCAGTCCCTACACGGCCGCCTCACATCCTTCCCAAGACAGCCCTCGGCAACTCAAGCAGCAGAGAAATGAAGCCACTGCTTGTGCCCGAATCACACCACAGCCCCTATGTCCCCATCCCTTGTCTTCATGGGGAGACAAGGAACATTGGGAACCATTAACACTGGGGGCAAAAGTAAGTACAGGAATTACAGAGTACGTggtaggggaggagaggagtCTTACAGGGTTAGGGACTGGGCTTCGTCTTCCAGTTCTCAGATTGTTGGAGAAAAGTAGATTAACGGCCCCCTGCTCCGCAGGTAAGTGTCATAAAAGGGACAGGGAGATGGGGCAGGTACGGCTTCCCACTCCTCAGGAGCTAGGAGCCTACGATGAAATCGACAATCAGACAAAAGACAGGCCAAGTGACCCGAACCAGTCCACCACGAGGTCCTATGCACACTTTCCTTCTTTTGCCTTCCCAAGGCGGGAAGGGAATGGAGGTACCTGGCGAACGAGTATGTTTCCAAATCCTGCGGCGGCTCTCAGGGCAGCCATTTTGTCTCCTCCCCGTTGCTCCCCTTTTCTAGTGATGTACCCCCCCTCACCCAGCGGGGTAAAGGTCAGAGGTGGTTCATCAGGAGGCCTCCACGGTCTTCGGGGCTCCCTGAAGGTCGCTGCCGAGGGAGCCGGCCCGGGGGCCATCTTTACCAGACAGTGTTAGGAGCTTCACGATTAGACCATCCAACACTGCACTGGAAGATGGACCCAGAGCCGGCGGACGCGCAGCTCCAGGCCGGAGCTGACCAGCTGCTACCGGGACCCTGGCCGCCGGCCAGGCGAGGTCTCCTGAGAGTATGTGAGCCACTCCCAAGCTCACGGTTAGCTGTGGGTTCTGGACCCACCGGATGACAAATCAcaccggggtgggggaggggctcggGGCCATTGTGTCCCTTCAGTGGGCAGCCAGCCAACCGAGAGCCACCTCTTCTGCAGCACCCTTCGCTCAAGATGAAGAGGCTTCCACGGTGTGCGGGGAGGTTCGGCAGAGTGACGGCAGCCTGcgggagggggccggggggccTGAGGCGATAGATGTCGCTGACACAGGGACAGGGGCCTCCATCATTACCCGGCAGTATTAGAGACTCCCAACCAGCACCCAAACACTGCTGGGTAAGACGggggcccctgcccacctccggcccaggctccctgtggagaGGCTGCAGAAGCCTggctcccatccccccacccccccaccccccagtccctGGGGACACTTCCGGGTGAGCCCCGTAGCCCGCCACCAGCCCCACCCTGAGCTGCGGAGCCACCGAGACCCAGGCAGGTCTTCCGCAGCCCCCTGCCCACCTGTTCTCAGCCTCGGAGCCcctgccccccgccgcccccccaaccccaattCATCGGCCCTCAGCCCCACTCTGTGGCCCCTGACTAGGCCCCAGAATCCCCCTCCCAGTGGCCTTTACCTGTCCTCGGGCCGCTTGCCCCCCCCAGAGTGAGTGccgaggagaggaaggggagtcaaGGTCCAGGACTCAAAGGCCCAGAGCCCGCCTGCCCCCGGTCTccactcttcctccttccttctccgcCCGCCTGGCAGCGCAGGCTCCTCACCTGGGCCCCGCCCGCCGCCCCTGCGCACAGGTGTGTCCTCCTGCCATAGGCTGCCCCCCCACTGCCTTaaccccttccctcccagggcCCACCGTAGGCACCTCCTCTGAGGCCTGGCCACCTCGCTAGGCCTCCCATCCCTTCCTACAGGTCCCTTCTCACCCGCCCGCCTCCTTGGCCCCCTGGGCCTACACTCGGAGCCTGGAGTCcagcaggaagagagaggggcTGCCTTCGGGCCCCTTTGCCTGCCTCCTTGGCCTGGCCCAACAGCTACTCCTGCCCTGGCCGGCCCCTTCCTCTGAGGCCTCGTACCCTGCCCAAGGCCAGAGAGCCCTGAGGTCAGCGAGGGGTCCGCTCGGCAGGGACTGGGCTGTGCCCCCAGCCTGTGCTGGGCAACCCTGCGTGTTGAAGGGCAGGCAG
The sequence above is drawn from the Neomonachus schauinslandi chromosome 5, ASM220157v2, whole genome shotgun sequence genome and encodes:
- the PHB2 gene encoding prohibitin-2 isoform X2 — encoded protein: MAQNLKDLAGRLPSGPRGMGTALKLLLGAGAVAYGVRESVFTVEGGHRAIFFNRIGGVQQDTILAEGLHFRIPWFQYPIIYDIRARPRKISSPTGSKDLQMVNISLRVLSRPNAMELPSMYQRLGLDYEERVLPSIVNEVLKSVVAKFNASQLITQRAQVSLLIRRELTERAKDFSLILDDVAITELSFSREYTAAVEAKQVAQQEAQRAQFLVEKAKQEQRQKIVQAEGEAEAAKMLGEALSKNPGYIKLRKIRAAQNISKTIATSQNRIYLTADNLVLNLQDESFTRDSLIKGKK
- the PHB2 gene encoding prohibitin-2 isoform X1, with the translated sequence MAQNLKDLAGRLPSGPRGMGTALKLLLGAGAVAYGVRESVFTVEGGHRAIFFNRIGGVQQDTILAEGLHFRIPWFQYPIIYDIRARPRKISSPTGSKDLQMVNISLRVLSRPNAMELPSMYQRLGLDYEERVLPSIVNEVLKSVVAKFNASQLITQRAQVSLLIRRELTERAKDFSLILDDVAITELSFSREYTAAVEAKQVAQQEAQRAQFLVEKAKQEQRQKIVQAEGEAEAAKMLGEALSKNPGYIKLRKIRAAQNISKTIATSQNRIYLTADNLVLNLQDESFTRGSDSLIKGKK
- the PHB2 gene encoding prohibitin-2 isoform X3, whose product is MAQNLKDLAGRLPSGPRGMGTALKLLLGAGAVAYGVRESVFTVEGGHRAIFFNRIGGVQQDTILAEGLHFRIPWFQYPIIYDIRARPRKISSPTGSKDLQMVNISLRVLSRPNAMELPSMYQRLGLDYEERVLPSIVNEVLKSVVAKFNASQLITQRAQVSLLIRRELTERAKDFSLILDDVAITELSFSREYTAAVEAKQVALSKNPGYIKLRKIRAAQNISKTIATSQNRIYLTADNLVLNLQDESFTRGSDSLIKGKK